In Numida meleagris isolate 19003 breed g44 Domestic line chromosome 18, NumMel1.0, whole genome shotgun sequence, one DNA window encodes the following:
- the TRPV1 gene encoding transient receptor potential cation channel subfamily V member 1 isoform X1, which produces MLWKIVGNANAWQKSLSHPAWNRKYCLFIMSSILEKMKKLGSSDIEESEVTDEHTDGEDSALETPDNLQGTFSSKVQPPKSNIFARRGRFVMGDSDKDMAPMDSFYQMDHLMAPSVIKFQANMERGKLHKLLSTDSITGCSEKAFKFYDRRRIFDAVARGNTRDLDDLLLYLNRTLKHLTDDEFKEPETGKTCLLKAMLNLHDGKNDTIPLLLDIAKKTGTLKEFVNAEYTDNYYKGQTALHIAIERRNTYLVKLLVQNGADVHARACGEFFRKIKGKPGFYFGELPLSLAACTNQLCIVKFLLENPYQAANIAAEDSMGNMVLHTLVEIADNTKDNTKFVTKMYNNILILGAKINPILKLEELTNKKGLTPLTLAAKTGKIGIFAYILRREIKDPECRHLSRKFTEWAYGPVHSSLYDLSCIDTCEKNSVLEIIAYSSETPNRHEMLLVEPLNRLLQDKWDRFVKHLFYFNFFVYTIHIVILTAAAYYRPVQKTEKPPFTFGHSTGEYFRVTGEILSVLGGLYFFFRGIQYFVQRRPSLKSLMVDSYSEVLFFVHSLLLLSSVVLYFCGQELYVASMVFSLALGWANMLYYTRGFQQMGIYSVMIAKMILRDLCRFMFVYLVFLLGFSTAVVTLIEDDNEGQDTNSSEYARCSHTKRGRTSYNSLYYTCLELFKFTIGMGDLEFTENYKFKSVFVILLVLYVILTYILLLNMLIALMGETVSKIAQESKSIWKLQRAITILDIENSYLNCLRRSFRSGKQVLVGVTPDGQDDYRWCFRVDEVNWSTWNTNLGIINEDPGYSGDLKRNPSYSIKPGRVSGKNWKTLVPLLRDGSRREETQKLPEENKLKPILEPYYEPEDSETLKESLPKSV; this is translated from the exons ATGTTATGGAAAATTGTAGGAAATGCAAATGCCTGGCAAAAGTCTCTTTCCCATCCTGCTTGGAACAGAAAAT ACTGCCTGTTCATCATGTCTTCCATTCttgagaagatgaagaaattgGGCAGTTCTGACATAGAAGAATCCGAAGTGACAGATGAACACACGGATGGGGAAGACTCTGCACTGGAAACACCTGACAACCTCCAGGGTACGTTCAGCAGCAAGGTGCAGCCACCCAAAAGCAACATCTTTGCAAGACGTGGACGGTTTGTGATGGGGGATAGTGACAAGGACATGGCTCCCATGGACTCCTTTTACCAGATGGATCACCTGATGGCACCTTCTGTCATCAAATTTCAAGCCAATATGGAGAGGGGAAAGCTTCACAA GCTTCTGTCGACAGATTCCATcacaggctgctctgaaaaagctttcaaattCTATGACCGCAGAAGGATCTTTGATGCTGTAGCCCGAGGCAACACAAGGGACCTGGATGATCTGCTGCTCTATCTTAACAGGACATTGAAGCATCTCACAGATGATGAATTCAAAG AACCAGAAACTGGGAAAACTTGCTTACTGAAAGCCATGCTGAATCTACATGATGGGAAAAATGATACCATTCCCTTGCTGCTGGATATTGCAAAGAAAACTGGAACTCTGAAAGAGTTTGTAAATGCAGAATATACTGACAACTACTACAAGG GCCAGACTGCACTTCACATCGCCATTGAGAGAAGGAACACGTACCTGGTGAAGCTATTGGTCCAGAATGGAGCAGATGTTCATGCAAGAGCATGTGGGGAGTTCTTCAGGAAAATCAAAGGGAAACCTGGTTTTTATTTCG GAGAGCTGCCCCTGTCCCTGGCTGCCTGCACCAATCAGCTGTGCATTGTGAAATTCCTCCTTGAGAACCCCTACCAGGCTGCTAACATTGCTGCTGAGGACTCCATGGGCAATATGGTCCTGCATACTCTGGTGGAGATTGCAGATAATACTAAGGATAATACCAAGTTTGTTACCAAGATGTATAATAACATATTGATCCTCGGTGCCAAAATAAATCCTATCCTGAAGCTAGAAGAACTCACCAACAAGAAAGGGCTGACTCCATTAACACTGGCAGCCAAAACAGGGAAGATAGGG ATTTTCGCTTACATCCTGAGACGAGAGATCAAAGATCCTGAGTGCAGACACTTGTCTAGGAAGTTCACTGAATGGGCTTATGGACCTGTCCACTCATCTCTTTATGACCTGTCCTGCATAGACACATGTGAGAAAAATTCAGTGCTTGAGATTATTGCCTACAGTAGTGAAACACCA AATCGTCACGAGATGCTGCTGGTAGAACCCCTTAACAGGCTGCTGCAAGACAAGTGGGACCGGTTTGTCAAGCACTTGTTTTACTTCAACTTCTTTGTATATACAATTCATATCGTCATCCTCACCGCAGCTGCCTACTACAGACCTGTGCAGAAGACGGAAAAG CCTCCCTTCACTTTTGGTCACAGCACTGGGGAATATTTTCGAGTGACTGGAGAGATCCTGAGTGTATTGGGaggactgtatttttttttcagaggg atacAGTATTTTGTGCAGAGGCGCCCATCATTGAAGTCACTGATGGTTGACAGTTACAGTGAGGTTCTTTT CTTTGTTCACTCCTTGCTCCTCCTGAGCTCTGTGGTGCTGTACTTCTGTGGCCAGGAACTGTATGTGGCTTCCATGGTCTTCTCCTTGGCGCTGGGCTGGGCTAACATGCTTTACTACACCCGTGGCTTCCAGCAGATGGGCATTTACTCTGTCATGATTGCAAAG ATGATCCTAAGAGACTTATGTCGCTTCATGTTTGTCTATCTAGTATTCCTCTTGGGATTTTCCACAG CCGTGGTGACTTTGATTGAAGATGACAATGAGGGACAAGACACAAATAGCTCTGAATATGCCCGATGCAGCCATACAAAACGAGGCCGCACGTCCTATAACAGTCTGTATTATACCTGCTTGGAACTTTTCAAGTTCACTATTGGGATGGGAGACCTGGAGTTTACAGAGAACTACAAGTTCAAGTCTGTGTTTGTCATCCTTTTGGTTCTCTATGTCATCCTTACATACATCCTCCTGCTCAATATGCTTATTGCACTGATGGGAGAAACTGTGAGCAAAATTGCACAGGAGAGCAAGAGCATCTGGAAACTGCAG AGAGCCATCACAATCTTGGATATTGAAAACAGCTACTTGAACTGTTTGAGGCGCTCATTCCGATCTGGAAAGCAAGTCTTGGTGGGAGTCACACCTGATGGCCAAGATGATTACAGATGGTGCTTTAG AGTTGATGAAGTGAACTGGTCCACGTGGAATACTAATTTGGGCATAATCAACGAAGATCCTGGGTACTCTGGGGACCTCAAACGAAATCCCAGTTACTCTATTAAGCCTGGTAGAG tttcagggaaaaactggaaaactttGGTTCCACTTTTAAGAGATGGaagcaggagagaagaaacacaaaaactaccagaagaaaacaaactaaagcCCATTTTGGAACCTTATTATGAGCCAGAGGATTCTGAGACACTGAAGGAATCGCTTCCAAAGTCAGtctga
- the TRPV1 gene encoding transient receptor potential cation channel subfamily V member 1 isoform X3, producing the protein MLWKIVGNANAWQKSLSHPAWNRKYCLFIMSSILEKMKKLGSSDIEESEVTDEHTDGEDSALETPDNLQGTFSSKVQPPKSNIFARRGRFVMGDSDKDMAPMDSFYQMDHLMAPSVIKFQANMERGKLHKLLSTDSITGCSEKAFKFYDRRRIFDAVARGNTRDLDDLLLYLNRTLKHLTDDEFKEPETGKTCLLKAMLNLHDGKNDTIPLLLDIAKKTGTLKEFVNAEYTDNYYKGQTALHIAIERRNTYLVKLLVQNGADVHARACGEFFRKIKGKPGFYFGELPLSLAACTNQLCIVKFLLENPYQAANIAAEDSMGNMVLHTLVEIADNTKDNTKFVTKMYNNILILGAKINPILKLEELTNKKGLTPLTLAAKTGKIGIFAYILRREIKDPECRHLSRKFTEWAYGPVHSSLYDLSCIDTCEKNSVLEIIAYSSETPNRHEMLLVEPLNRLLQDKWDRFVKHLFYFNFFVYTIHIVILTAAAYYRPVQKTEKIQYFVQRRPSLKSLMVDSYSEVLFFVHSLLLLSSVVLYFCGQELYVASMVFSLALGWANMLYYTRGFQQMGIYSVMIAKMILRDLCRFMFVYLVFLLGFSTAVVTLIEDDNEGQDTNSSEYARCSHTKRGRTSYNSLYYTCLELFKFTIGMGDLEFTENYKFKSVFVILLVLYVILTYILLLNMLIALMGETVSKIAQESKSIWKLQRAITILDIENSYLNCLRRSFRSGKQVLVGVTPDGQDDYRWCFRVDEVNWSTWNTNLGIINEDPGYSGDLKRNPSYSIKPGRVSGKNWKTLVPLLRDGSRREETQKLPEENKLKPILEPYYEPEDSETLKESLPKSV; encoded by the exons ATGTTATGGAAAATTGTAGGAAATGCAAATGCCTGGCAAAAGTCTCTTTCCCATCCTGCTTGGAACAGAAAAT ACTGCCTGTTCATCATGTCTTCCATTCttgagaagatgaagaaattgGGCAGTTCTGACATAGAAGAATCCGAAGTGACAGATGAACACACGGATGGGGAAGACTCTGCACTGGAAACACCTGACAACCTCCAGGGTACGTTCAGCAGCAAGGTGCAGCCACCCAAAAGCAACATCTTTGCAAGACGTGGACGGTTTGTGATGGGGGATAGTGACAAGGACATGGCTCCCATGGACTCCTTTTACCAGATGGATCACCTGATGGCACCTTCTGTCATCAAATTTCAAGCCAATATGGAGAGGGGAAAGCTTCACAA GCTTCTGTCGACAGATTCCATcacaggctgctctgaaaaagctttcaaattCTATGACCGCAGAAGGATCTTTGATGCTGTAGCCCGAGGCAACACAAGGGACCTGGATGATCTGCTGCTCTATCTTAACAGGACATTGAAGCATCTCACAGATGATGAATTCAAAG AACCAGAAACTGGGAAAACTTGCTTACTGAAAGCCATGCTGAATCTACATGATGGGAAAAATGATACCATTCCCTTGCTGCTGGATATTGCAAAGAAAACTGGAACTCTGAAAGAGTTTGTAAATGCAGAATATACTGACAACTACTACAAGG GCCAGACTGCACTTCACATCGCCATTGAGAGAAGGAACACGTACCTGGTGAAGCTATTGGTCCAGAATGGAGCAGATGTTCATGCAAGAGCATGTGGGGAGTTCTTCAGGAAAATCAAAGGGAAACCTGGTTTTTATTTCG GAGAGCTGCCCCTGTCCCTGGCTGCCTGCACCAATCAGCTGTGCATTGTGAAATTCCTCCTTGAGAACCCCTACCAGGCTGCTAACATTGCTGCTGAGGACTCCATGGGCAATATGGTCCTGCATACTCTGGTGGAGATTGCAGATAATACTAAGGATAATACCAAGTTTGTTACCAAGATGTATAATAACATATTGATCCTCGGTGCCAAAATAAATCCTATCCTGAAGCTAGAAGAACTCACCAACAAGAAAGGGCTGACTCCATTAACACTGGCAGCCAAAACAGGGAAGATAGGG ATTTTCGCTTACATCCTGAGACGAGAGATCAAAGATCCTGAGTGCAGACACTTGTCTAGGAAGTTCACTGAATGGGCTTATGGACCTGTCCACTCATCTCTTTATGACCTGTCCTGCATAGACACATGTGAGAAAAATTCAGTGCTTGAGATTATTGCCTACAGTAGTGAAACACCA AATCGTCACGAGATGCTGCTGGTAGAACCCCTTAACAGGCTGCTGCAAGACAAGTGGGACCGGTTTGTCAAGCACTTGTTTTACTTCAACTTCTTTGTATATACAATTCATATCGTCATCCTCACCGCAGCTGCCTACTACAGACCTGTGCAGAAGACGGAAAAG atacAGTATTTTGTGCAGAGGCGCCCATCATTGAAGTCACTGATGGTTGACAGTTACAGTGAGGTTCTTTT CTTTGTTCACTCCTTGCTCCTCCTGAGCTCTGTGGTGCTGTACTTCTGTGGCCAGGAACTGTATGTGGCTTCCATGGTCTTCTCCTTGGCGCTGGGCTGGGCTAACATGCTTTACTACACCCGTGGCTTCCAGCAGATGGGCATTTACTCTGTCATGATTGCAAAG ATGATCCTAAGAGACTTATGTCGCTTCATGTTTGTCTATCTAGTATTCCTCTTGGGATTTTCCACAG CCGTGGTGACTTTGATTGAAGATGACAATGAGGGACAAGACACAAATAGCTCTGAATATGCCCGATGCAGCCATACAAAACGAGGCCGCACGTCCTATAACAGTCTGTATTATACCTGCTTGGAACTTTTCAAGTTCACTATTGGGATGGGAGACCTGGAGTTTACAGAGAACTACAAGTTCAAGTCTGTGTTTGTCATCCTTTTGGTTCTCTATGTCATCCTTACATACATCCTCCTGCTCAATATGCTTATTGCACTGATGGGAGAAACTGTGAGCAAAATTGCACAGGAGAGCAAGAGCATCTGGAAACTGCAG AGAGCCATCACAATCTTGGATATTGAAAACAGCTACTTGAACTGTTTGAGGCGCTCATTCCGATCTGGAAAGCAAGTCTTGGTGGGAGTCACACCTGATGGCCAAGATGATTACAGATGGTGCTTTAG AGTTGATGAAGTGAACTGGTCCACGTGGAATACTAATTTGGGCATAATCAACGAAGATCCTGGGTACTCTGGGGACCTCAAACGAAATCCCAGTTACTCTATTAAGCCTGGTAGAG tttcagggaaaaactggaaaactttGGTTCCACTTTTAAGAGATGGaagcaggagagaagaaacacaaaaactaccagaagaaaacaaactaaagcCCATTTTGGAACCTTATTATGAGCCAGAGGATTCTGAGACACTGAAGGAATCGCTTCCAAAGTCAGtctga
- the TRPV1 gene encoding transient receptor potential cation channel subfamily V member 1 isoform X4 — MLWKIVGNANAWQKSLSHPAWNRKYCLFIMSSILEKMKKLGSSDIEESEVTDEHTDGEDSALETPDNLQGTFSSKVQPPKSNIFARRGRFVMGDSDKDMAPMDSFYQMDHLMAPSVIKFQANMERGKLHKLLSTDSITGCSEKAFKFYDRRRIFDAVARGNTRDLDDLLLYLNRTLKHLTDDEFKEPETGKTCLLKAMLNLHDGKNDTIPLLLDIAKKTGTLKEFVNAEYTDNYYKGQTALHIAIERRNTYLVKLLVQNGADVHARACGEFFRKIKGKPGFYFGELPLSLAACTNQLCIVKFLLENPYQAANIAAEDSMGNMVLHTLVEIADNTKDNTKFVTKMYNNILILGAKINPILKLEELTNKKGLTPLTLAAKTGKIGIFAYILRREIKDPECRHLSRKFTEWAYGPVHSSLYDLSCIDTCEKNSVLEIIAYSSETPNRHEMLLVEPLNRLLQDKWDRFVKHLFYFNFFVYTIHIVILTAAAYYRPVQKTEKMILRDLCRFMFVYLVFLLGFSTAVVTLIEDDNEGQDTNSSEYARCSHTKRGRTSYNSLYYTCLELFKFTIGMGDLEFTENYKFKSVFVILLVLYVILTYILLLNMLIALMGETVSKIAQESKSIWKLQRAITILDIENSYLNCLRRSFRSGKQVLVGVTPDGQDDYRWCFRVDEVNWSTWNTNLGIINEDPGYSGDLKRNPSYSIKPGRVSGKNWKTLVPLLRDGSRREETQKLPEENKLKPILEPYYEPEDSETLKESLPKSV, encoded by the exons ATGTTATGGAAAATTGTAGGAAATGCAAATGCCTGGCAAAAGTCTCTTTCCCATCCTGCTTGGAACAGAAAAT ACTGCCTGTTCATCATGTCTTCCATTCttgagaagatgaagaaattgGGCAGTTCTGACATAGAAGAATCCGAAGTGACAGATGAACACACGGATGGGGAAGACTCTGCACTGGAAACACCTGACAACCTCCAGGGTACGTTCAGCAGCAAGGTGCAGCCACCCAAAAGCAACATCTTTGCAAGACGTGGACGGTTTGTGATGGGGGATAGTGACAAGGACATGGCTCCCATGGACTCCTTTTACCAGATGGATCACCTGATGGCACCTTCTGTCATCAAATTTCAAGCCAATATGGAGAGGGGAAAGCTTCACAA GCTTCTGTCGACAGATTCCATcacaggctgctctgaaaaagctttcaaattCTATGACCGCAGAAGGATCTTTGATGCTGTAGCCCGAGGCAACACAAGGGACCTGGATGATCTGCTGCTCTATCTTAACAGGACATTGAAGCATCTCACAGATGATGAATTCAAAG AACCAGAAACTGGGAAAACTTGCTTACTGAAAGCCATGCTGAATCTACATGATGGGAAAAATGATACCATTCCCTTGCTGCTGGATATTGCAAAGAAAACTGGAACTCTGAAAGAGTTTGTAAATGCAGAATATACTGACAACTACTACAAGG GCCAGACTGCACTTCACATCGCCATTGAGAGAAGGAACACGTACCTGGTGAAGCTATTGGTCCAGAATGGAGCAGATGTTCATGCAAGAGCATGTGGGGAGTTCTTCAGGAAAATCAAAGGGAAACCTGGTTTTTATTTCG GAGAGCTGCCCCTGTCCCTGGCTGCCTGCACCAATCAGCTGTGCATTGTGAAATTCCTCCTTGAGAACCCCTACCAGGCTGCTAACATTGCTGCTGAGGACTCCATGGGCAATATGGTCCTGCATACTCTGGTGGAGATTGCAGATAATACTAAGGATAATACCAAGTTTGTTACCAAGATGTATAATAACATATTGATCCTCGGTGCCAAAATAAATCCTATCCTGAAGCTAGAAGAACTCACCAACAAGAAAGGGCTGACTCCATTAACACTGGCAGCCAAAACAGGGAAGATAGGG ATTTTCGCTTACATCCTGAGACGAGAGATCAAAGATCCTGAGTGCAGACACTTGTCTAGGAAGTTCACTGAATGGGCTTATGGACCTGTCCACTCATCTCTTTATGACCTGTCCTGCATAGACACATGTGAGAAAAATTCAGTGCTTGAGATTATTGCCTACAGTAGTGAAACACCA AATCGTCACGAGATGCTGCTGGTAGAACCCCTTAACAGGCTGCTGCAAGACAAGTGGGACCGGTTTGTCAAGCACTTGTTTTACTTCAACTTCTTTGTATATACAATTCATATCGTCATCCTCACCGCAGCTGCCTACTACAGACCTGTGCAGAAGACGGAAAAG ATGATCCTAAGAGACTTATGTCGCTTCATGTTTGTCTATCTAGTATTCCTCTTGGGATTTTCCACAG CCGTGGTGACTTTGATTGAAGATGACAATGAGGGACAAGACACAAATAGCTCTGAATATGCCCGATGCAGCCATACAAAACGAGGCCGCACGTCCTATAACAGTCTGTATTATACCTGCTTGGAACTTTTCAAGTTCACTATTGGGATGGGAGACCTGGAGTTTACAGAGAACTACAAGTTCAAGTCTGTGTTTGTCATCCTTTTGGTTCTCTATGTCATCCTTACATACATCCTCCTGCTCAATATGCTTATTGCACTGATGGGAGAAACTGTGAGCAAAATTGCACAGGAGAGCAAGAGCATCTGGAAACTGCAG AGAGCCATCACAATCTTGGATATTGAAAACAGCTACTTGAACTGTTTGAGGCGCTCATTCCGATCTGGAAAGCAAGTCTTGGTGGGAGTCACACCTGATGGCCAAGATGATTACAGATGGTGCTTTAG AGTTGATGAAGTGAACTGGTCCACGTGGAATACTAATTTGGGCATAATCAACGAAGATCCTGGGTACTCTGGGGACCTCAAACGAAATCCCAGTTACTCTATTAAGCCTGGTAGAG tttcagggaaaaactggaaaactttGGTTCCACTTTTAAGAGATGGaagcaggagagaagaaacacaaaaactaccagaagaaaacaaactaaagcCCATTTTGGAACCTTATTATGAGCCAGAGGATTCTGAGACACTGAAGGAATCGCTTCCAAAGTCAGtctga
- the TRPV1 gene encoding transient receptor potential cation channel subfamily V member 1 isoform X2 codes for MSSILEKMKKLGSSDIEESEVTDEHTDGEDSALETPDNLQGTFSSKVQPPKSNIFARRGRFVMGDSDKDMAPMDSFYQMDHLMAPSVIKFQANMERGKLHKLLSTDSITGCSEKAFKFYDRRRIFDAVARGNTRDLDDLLLYLNRTLKHLTDDEFKEPETGKTCLLKAMLNLHDGKNDTIPLLLDIAKKTGTLKEFVNAEYTDNYYKGQTALHIAIERRNTYLVKLLVQNGADVHARACGEFFRKIKGKPGFYFGELPLSLAACTNQLCIVKFLLENPYQAANIAAEDSMGNMVLHTLVEIADNTKDNTKFVTKMYNNILILGAKINPILKLEELTNKKGLTPLTLAAKTGKIGIFAYILRREIKDPECRHLSRKFTEWAYGPVHSSLYDLSCIDTCEKNSVLEIIAYSSETPNRHEMLLVEPLNRLLQDKWDRFVKHLFYFNFFVYTIHIVILTAAAYYRPVQKTEKPPFTFGHSTGEYFRVTGEILSVLGGLYFFFRGIQYFVQRRPSLKSLMVDSYSEVLFFVHSLLLLSSVVLYFCGQELYVASMVFSLALGWANMLYYTRGFQQMGIYSVMIAKMILRDLCRFMFVYLVFLLGFSTAVVTLIEDDNEGQDTNSSEYARCSHTKRGRTSYNSLYYTCLELFKFTIGMGDLEFTENYKFKSVFVILLVLYVILTYILLLNMLIALMGETVSKIAQESKSIWKLQRAITILDIENSYLNCLRRSFRSGKQVLVGVTPDGQDDYRWCFRVDEVNWSTWNTNLGIINEDPGYSGDLKRNPSYSIKPGRVSGKNWKTLVPLLRDGSRREETQKLPEENKLKPILEPYYEPEDSETLKESLPKSV; via the exons ATGTCTTCCATTCttgagaagatgaagaaattgGGCAGTTCTGACATAGAAGAATCCGAAGTGACAGATGAACACACGGATGGGGAAGACTCTGCACTGGAAACACCTGACAACCTCCAGGGTACGTTCAGCAGCAAGGTGCAGCCACCCAAAAGCAACATCTTTGCAAGACGTGGACGGTTTGTGATGGGGGATAGTGACAAGGACATGGCTCCCATGGACTCCTTTTACCAGATGGATCACCTGATGGCACCTTCTGTCATCAAATTTCAAGCCAATATGGAGAGGGGAAAGCTTCACAA GCTTCTGTCGACAGATTCCATcacaggctgctctgaaaaagctttcaaattCTATGACCGCAGAAGGATCTTTGATGCTGTAGCCCGAGGCAACACAAGGGACCTGGATGATCTGCTGCTCTATCTTAACAGGACATTGAAGCATCTCACAGATGATGAATTCAAAG AACCAGAAACTGGGAAAACTTGCTTACTGAAAGCCATGCTGAATCTACATGATGGGAAAAATGATACCATTCCCTTGCTGCTGGATATTGCAAAGAAAACTGGAACTCTGAAAGAGTTTGTAAATGCAGAATATACTGACAACTACTACAAGG GCCAGACTGCACTTCACATCGCCATTGAGAGAAGGAACACGTACCTGGTGAAGCTATTGGTCCAGAATGGAGCAGATGTTCATGCAAGAGCATGTGGGGAGTTCTTCAGGAAAATCAAAGGGAAACCTGGTTTTTATTTCG GAGAGCTGCCCCTGTCCCTGGCTGCCTGCACCAATCAGCTGTGCATTGTGAAATTCCTCCTTGAGAACCCCTACCAGGCTGCTAACATTGCTGCTGAGGACTCCATGGGCAATATGGTCCTGCATACTCTGGTGGAGATTGCAGATAATACTAAGGATAATACCAAGTTTGTTACCAAGATGTATAATAACATATTGATCCTCGGTGCCAAAATAAATCCTATCCTGAAGCTAGAAGAACTCACCAACAAGAAAGGGCTGACTCCATTAACACTGGCAGCCAAAACAGGGAAGATAGGG ATTTTCGCTTACATCCTGAGACGAGAGATCAAAGATCCTGAGTGCAGACACTTGTCTAGGAAGTTCACTGAATGGGCTTATGGACCTGTCCACTCATCTCTTTATGACCTGTCCTGCATAGACACATGTGAGAAAAATTCAGTGCTTGAGATTATTGCCTACAGTAGTGAAACACCA AATCGTCACGAGATGCTGCTGGTAGAACCCCTTAACAGGCTGCTGCAAGACAAGTGGGACCGGTTTGTCAAGCACTTGTTTTACTTCAACTTCTTTGTATATACAATTCATATCGTCATCCTCACCGCAGCTGCCTACTACAGACCTGTGCAGAAGACGGAAAAG CCTCCCTTCACTTTTGGTCACAGCACTGGGGAATATTTTCGAGTGACTGGAGAGATCCTGAGTGTATTGGGaggactgtatttttttttcagaggg atacAGTATTTTGTGCAGAGGCGCCCATCATTGAAGTCACTGATGGTTGACAGTTACAGTGAGGTTCTTTT CTTTGTTCACTCCTTGCTCCTCCTGAGCTCTGTGGTGCTGTACTTCTGTGGCCAGGAACTGTATGTGGCTTCCATGGTCTTCTCCTTGGCGCTGGGCTGGGCTAACATGCTTTACTACACCCGTGGCTTCCAGCAGATGGGCATTTACTCTGTCATGATTGCAAAG ATGATCCTAAGAGACTTATGTCGCTTCATGTTTGTCTATCTAGTATTCCTCTTGGGATTTTCCACAG CCGTGGTGACTTTGATTGAAGATGACAATGAGGGACAAGACACAAATAGCTCTGAATATGCCCGATGCAGCCATACAAAACGAGGCCGCACGTCCTATAACAGTCTGTATTATACCTGCTTGGAACTTTTCAAGTTCACTATTGGGATGGGAGACCTGGAGTTTACAGAGAACTACAAGTTCAAGTCTGTGTTTGTCATCCTTTTGGTTCTCTATGTCATCCTTACATACATCCTCCTGCTCAATATGCTTATTGCACTGATGGGAGAAACTGTGAGCAAAATTGCACAGGAGAGCAAGAGCATCTGGAAACTGCAG AGAGCCATCACAATCTTGGATATTGAAAACAGCTACTTGAACTGTTTGAGGCGCTCATTCCGATCTGGAAAGCAAGTCTTGGTGGGAGTCACACCTGATGGCCAAGATGATTACAGATGGTGCTTTAG AGTTGATGAAGTGAACTGGTCCACGTGGAATACTAATTTGGGCATAATCAACGAAGATCCTGGGTACTCTGGGGACCTCAAACGAAATCCCAGTTACTCTATTAAGCCTGGTAGAG tttcagggaaaaactggaaaactttGGTTCCACTTTTAAGAGATGGaagcaggagagaagaaacacaaaaactaccagaagaaaacaaactaaagcCCATTTTGGAACCTTATTATGAGCCAGAGGATTCTGAGACACTGAAGGAATCGCTTCCAAAGTCAGtctga